Proteins co-encoded in one Bacillus infantis NRRL B-14911 genomic window:
- a CDS encoding DAK2 domain-containing protein produces the protein MSITVLDGKRFAEMVMQGANHLSSNAKYVDALNVFPVPDGDTGTNMNLSMTSGAKEVRNNVQAHIGKVGTALSKGLLMGARGNSGVILSQLFRGFSKAIEQKSEITASEFADALNTGVETAYKAVMKPVEGTILTVAKDSAKRGVQAAQSEDDIIKVLEEVLKEAKASLNRTPDLLPVLKEVGVVDSGGQGLVFVYEGFLAELKGEKLPDAPASLPSMDEMVNAEHHKSVQGHINTADIEFGYCTEFMVKLEEEKLNGKNFSEDLFRQDLSRFGDSLLVIADEELVKVHIHSEQPGDVLSYGQKYGSLVNMKIENMRQQHTNIVGETHTPLRTGEPAKTNEKLEYGIVAVSMGSGIADLFRSIGAHVVIEGGQTMNPSTEDIVKAIKDANAKKIIILPNNKNIIMAAQQAAEVAEEDVVVIPSKTVPQGMAALLAFNPGAGLQDNESGMSEALSHVKTGQITFAVRDTSIDGLEIEKEDFMGIADGKIVVKDKDKTESAKKLLTHMIDEDAEIITILKGEDASEADLEAIADFLEKEYEDIEVEVHDGKQPLYAFIFSIE, from the coding sequence GTGTCAATTACAGTTTTAGATGGAAAGCGTTTCGCGGAAATGGTGATGCAGGGTGCAAACCACTTATCCTCTAATGCCAAATATGTAGATGCGCTAAACGTTTTCCCGGTTCCTGATGGAGATACAGGAACCAATATGAATTTATCGATGACTTCCGGAGCGAAGGAAGTCAGGAATAATGTCCAGGCGCATATTGGAAAAGTGGGCACTGCCCTTTCAAAAGGATTATTGATGGGTGCCCGCGGGAATTCGGGTGTCATCCTGTCACAGCTGTTCCGCGGCTTCTCTAAAGCAATTGAGCAAAAGTCTGAAATTACAGCAAGCGAGTTTGCAGACGCGCTGAATACTGGTGTCGAGACCGCCTATAAAGCTGTCATGAAGCCGGTTGAAGGGACGATCCTGACCGTTGCAAAGGATTCTGCCAAAAGGGGTGTCCAGGCTGCGCAAAGCGAGGACGATATTATCAAAGTCCTTGAGGAAGTCCTGAAGGAAGCAAAAGCTTCGCTGAACAGGACGCCTGACCTGCTGCCTGTTCTGAAGGAAGTCGGCGTTGTGGACAGCGGCGGGCAAGGCCTTGTATTTGTCTACGAAGGCTTTCTTGCTGAGCTGAAGGGCGAAAAGCTTCCTGACGCACCTGCCTCTCTTCCGAGCATGGATGAAATGGTAAATGCCGAACATCATAAATCAGTCCAGGGGCATATCAATACGGCAGATATTGAATTCGGCTATTGCACTGAATTCATGGTTAAGCTTGAAGAAGAAAAACTGAACGGAAAAAACTTTTCTGAAGATCTTTTCCGTCAGGATTTAAGCCGTTTCGGTGATTCTCTTCTGGTGATTGCCGATGAAGAACTGGTGAAGGTACATATTCATTCTGAGCAGCCCGGAGATGTGCTGAGCTATGGCCAGAAATATGGCAGCCTGGTGAATATGAAAATTGAAAATATGCGCCAGCAGCACACAAACATAGTGGGTGAGACACATACCCCGCTAAGGACCGGAGAACCTGCCAAAACAAACGAGAAGCTTGAATACGGCATTGTAGCTGTGTCTATGGGCAGCGGCATTGCTGACCTTTTCAGAAGCATTGGCGCCCATGTTGTCATTGAAGGCGGCCAGACAATGAATCCGAGCACCGAGGACATTGTTAAGGCCATAAAGGATGCGAATGCCAAAAAGATCATCATCCTGCCGAACAACAAGAACATTATTATGGCTGCCCAGCAGGCCGCCGAGGTAGCAGAGGAAGACGTTGTTGTCATTCCATCCAAAACTGTGCCGCAGGGTATGGCTGCACTGCTTGCTTTCAACCCTGGTGCAGGCCTTCAGGACAATGAAAGCGGCATGAGCGAGGCTTTAAGCCATGTCAAGACAGGACAGATCACTTTTGCTGTCCGTGACACGAGCATCGACGGCCTTGAAATCGAAAAAGAAGATTTCATGGGCATCGCTGATGGCAAAATCGTTGTCAAAGATAAGGATAAGACTGAATCAGCCAAAAAGCTCCTCACACATATGATTGATGAGGATGCTGAAATTATTACAATCCTTAAGGGCGAGGATGCATCCGAGGCAGATTTGGAAGCCATTGCAGACTTCCTGGAAAAAGAATACGAAGACATAGAAGTTGAAGTGCATGACGGCAAACAGCCATTGTACGCTTTCATCTTTTCAATCGAATAG
- the recG gene encoding ATP-dependent DNA helicase RecG: MINMLNEPVTSIKGIGAETAEALADMNIFTVGDLLEHFPFRYEDYRLKDLSEVKHEERVTVEGKIHSEPLLTYYGRKRSRLTIRVLVGRYLIQAVFFNQPYLKKKFAINDSVTITGKWDQHRQMISASEIHLGENAASKDFEPVYAVKGSITVKGIRRFIGMAFSQYADSIAETLPERLLEQYKLLNRKDALRAMHFPGGPEDLKQARRRFVYEEFLYFQLKMQALRKFEREQSKGIVQTYDLKKLKEFIGSLPFPLTGAQKRVVNEILSDMKSPYRMNRLLQGDVGSGKTVVAAIGLYAAATAGYQGALMVPTEILAEQHEKSLKELLEPQGLSCELLTSSVKGKKRKDILARLSEGEIDVLIGTHALIQQEVEFKRLGFVITDEQHRFGVEQRRVLREKGESPDVLFMTATPIPRTLAITVFGEMDVSIIDEMPAGRKTIETYWAKQEMLDRILQFMEKELSKGRQAYVICPLIEESDKLDVQNAIDVHSNLTFYYQDRYKVGLMHGRLHPEEKDGVMKEFSRNEIQILVSTTVVEVGVNVPNATIMVIYDAERFGLSQLHQLRGRVGRGSEQSYCILLADPKSEVGKERMKIMSETNDGFVLSEKDLELRGPGDFFGRKQSGMPEFKVADMVHDYRALETARNDASKLIQSSIFWEGPEYGMLREYLKNTGVFHGEKLD, from the coding sequence GTGATTAATATGTTGAACGAACCAGTTACAAGTATAAAAGGAATAGGTGCAGAGACCGCTGAAGCACTGGCAGATATGAATATTTTTACTGTCGGCGACCTTTTGGAGCATTTTCCGTTCCGCTATGAGGACTACCGGCTTAAAGACCTGTCAGAAGTCAAGCATGAGGAAAGGGTTACAGTGGAGGGGAAAATCCACAGCGAGCCTTTGCTGACTTATTATGGGAGAAAACGGTCGCGCCTGACGATAAGAGTCCTTGTCGGCCGTTATTTGATCCAGGCGGTATTTTTTAACCAGCCTTACTTAAAAAAGAAGTTTGCCATCAATGATTCTGTCACGATTACCGGAAAGTGGGATCAGCACCGCCAGATGATTTCCGCCAGTGAAATTCATCTTGGGGAGAATGCAGCTTCCAAGGATTTTGAACCTGTATACGCAGTGAAAGGCAGCATTACGGTAAAAGGCATCCGCAGATTCATTGGCATGGCGTTCAGCCAGTATGCTGACAGTATTGCGGAGACACTGCCTGAGCGGCTTCTTGAGCAGTATAAGCTCTTGAACAGGAAAGATGCCCTCAGGGCGATGCATTTTCCGGGCGGACCCGAGGATTTGAAGCAGGCAAGGCGCAGATTTGTTTATGAAGAATTTTTATATTTCCAGCTTAAAATGCAGGCGCTCAGAAAATTCGAGCGTGAACAGTCAAAAGGGATTGTCCAGACGTATGACTTGAAAAAGCTGAAAGAATTCATCGGATCGCTTCCCTTTCCTTTGACTGGAGCCCAAAAAAGAGTAGTGAACGAAATCCTGTCTGATATGAAATCCCCATACCGGATGAACAGGCTCCTGCAGGGTGATGTAGGCTCCGGCAAGACGGTCGTAGCTGCCATCGGTTTATATGCAGCAGCAACAGCAGGCTATCAGGGGGCACTGATGGTCCCGACAGAGATACTTGCCGAGCAGCATGAGAAATCGCTGAAAGAGCTGCTGGAGCCTCAGGGCCTGTCGTGTGAGCTGCTGACAAGCTCTGTCAAGGGAAAGAAGAGAAAAGATATCCTAGCCAGGCTTTCGGAAGGGGAAATTGATGTTCTGATCGGTACCCATGCCCTCATCCAGCAGGAAGTCGAGTTCAAGCGGCTCGGATTTGTCATAACAGACGAACAGCACCGGTTCGGCGTAGAACAGCGCAGGGTGCTCCGTGAAAAGGGTGAAAGCCCTGATGTCCTGTTCATGACAGCAACTCCGATTCCAAGGACGCTTGCCATAACGGTGTTCGGGGAAATGGATGTATCTATTATTGATGAGATGCCTGCAGGCAGGAAGACAATCGAAACTTACTGGGCAAAGCAGGAAATGCTGGACCGGATTCTCCAATTCATGGAGAAGGAGCTTTCCAAAGGAAGGCAGGCATACGTCATTTGCCCGCTGATTGAGGAATCGGACAAGCTGGATGTCCAGAATGCAATCGATGTCCACAGCAATCTGACATTCTATTATCAGGACCGGTATAAAGTAGGGCTGATGCATGGCAGGCTCCATCCGGAGGAAAAGGATGGAGTGATGAAAGAGTTCAGCCGCAACGAGATACAGATCCTTGTATCTACAACTGTCGTTGAAGTTGGGGTCAATGTGCCTAATGCTACCATTATGGTAATCTATGATGCAGAGAGATTCGGGCTGTCCCAGCTGCACCAGCTGAGAGGAAGGGTCGGAAGGGGAAGCGAACAGTCTTATTGCATCCTCCTTGCCGATCCAAAATCAGAGGTCGGGAAAGAACGGATGAAAATCATGTCTGAGACCAATGATGGCTTTGTTCTCAGTGAAAAGGATCTGGAACTGAGGGGGCCTGGAGACTTTTTCGGCCGCAAGCAAAGCGGCATGCCTGAATTCAAGGTGGCAGATATGGTCCATGACTACCGCGCTCTTGAAACGGCACGGAATGATGCATCGAAGCTGATACAGTCCAGCATCTTCTGGGAAGGTCCGGAATATGGGATGCTAAGGGAATATCTTAAAAATACAGGCGTATTCCATGGGGAAAAGCTTGATTGA
- the fapR gene encoding transcription factor FapR, producing the protein MRKNKKERQQLLVETIKDNPFITDEDLADRFSVSVQTIRLDRLELSIPELRERIKNVAEKSFEDEVKSLPIDEVIGEIIDIELDNTAISIFDVKEEHVFKRNRIARGHHLFAQANSLAVAVINDELALTAKASIQFTRSVHQNERVIAKAKVVKIDNSSGRTLVEVSSFANNELVFKGEFDMFRSHREA; encoded by the coding sequence ATGAGAAAAAATAAAAAAGAACGCCAGCAGCTGCTGGTTGAAACGATAAAGGATAATCCCTTCATTACAGACGAGGATCTGGCCGACCGTTTTTCAGTCAGCGTCCAGACCATCCGGCTCGACCGTCTCGAGCTTTCCATTCCCGAGCTGAGGGAAAGGATCAAAAATGTTGCGGAGAAATCTTTCGAGGATGAAGTAAAATCCCTTCCCATAGATGAAGTCATTGGGGAAATCATTGACATAGAACTTGATAATACGGCGATTTCTATATTTGATGTAAAAGAAGAGCATGTATTCAAAAGGAACCGGATTGCCCGAGGCCACCACCTTTTTGCACAGGCCAATTCACTGGCTGTCGCTGTCATAAATGACGAGCTGGCACTAACGGCTAAAGCGAGCATACAGTTTACCCGCTCAGTACACCAGAATGAGAGGGTAATCGCAAAAGCAAAAGTCGTTAAGATCGACAACAGCTCTGGCAGGACACTTGTAGAGGTTTCAAGCTTTGCGAACAATGAACTGGTTTTCAAAGGCGAGTTCGACATGTTCCGTTCCCACAGAGAAGCATGA
- the plsX gene encoding phosphate acyltransferase PlsX, with protein sequence MKIAIDAMGGDNAPKEIVLGAMKAAAEFKDIHITLVGDEKRIREHLTVSERIEIIHTEEMILGTDEPVRAVRRKKDASMVLAARQVADGNADACISAGNTGALMAAGLFVVGRIEGIERPALSPTLPTIDGKGFLLLDVGANVDAKPEHLLQYAVMGSIYCEKVRGISNPRVGLLNIGTEEKKGNELAKNAFGLIKDAGLNFVGNVEARDLLEGAADVVVTDGFTGNMVLKTIEGTALSVFKMMKEAMTSSLKSKMAAAVLKPDLVQLKSKMDYSEYGGAGLFGLNAPVIKAHGSSDRNALYSAVRQTREMVQNNVAETIKAAAGKLPATGRE encoded by the coding sequence ATGAAGATAGCGATAGATGCAATGGGCGGAGACAATGCCCCAAAGGAAATTGTACTCGGGGCCATGAAGGCTGCAGCAGAATTCAAGGACATACATATTACACTCGTCGGTGACGAAAAGAGAATCAGGGAGCATCTCACAGTGAGTGAGCGGATCGAAATCATCCATACAGAAGAGATGATCCTTGGCACCGATGAACCGGTCAGGGCAGTGCGGAGGAAGAAGGATGCTTCTATGGTCCTCGCAGCCAGGCAGGTCGCTGATGGCAATGCTGATGCATGCATTTCAGCCGGGAATACAGGCGCACTGATGGCAGCAGGGTTATTCGTTGTAGGAAGGATTGAGGGCATTGAAAGGCCGGCATTATCGCCGACTTTGCCGACAATAGATGGCAAGGGATTCCTCCTGCTTGATGTAGGGGCAAATGTCGATGCCAAACCTGAGCACCTTCTGCAGTATGCCGTCATGGGATCGATATATTGCGAAAAAGTCAGGGGCATCTCCAATCCCCGAGTAGGCCTTTTAAATATCGGCACAGAAGAAAAAAAAGGAAATGAACTGGCCAAGAATGCATTTGGACTGATCAAGGATGCCGGACTGAATTTTGTCGGGAATGTAGAAGCAAGGGATCTTCTGGAAGGTGCGGCAGATGTTGTCGTCACTGATGGATTTACAGGGAATATGGTTCTGAAGACGATAGAAGGCACCGCCTTATCCGTCTTTAAAATGATGAAAGAGGCGATGACAAGCAGCCTGAAGAGCAAAATGGCAGCAGCAGTGCTGAAGCCGGACCTTGTCCAGCTGAAATCAAAGATGGACTATTCGGAGTACGGCGGAGCCGGGCTGTTCGGACTGAACGCTCCTGTCATCAAGGCCCATGGTTCCTCTGACAGAAATGCGCTCTACAGCGCAGTCAGGCAGACACGTGAAATGGTGCAGAATAATGTGGCGGAAACAATAAAGGCAGCAGCAGGAAAGCTGCCTGCAACAGGCAGGGAATAG
- the fabD gene encoding ACP S-malonyltransferase — protein sequence MGKIAFLFPGQGSQTVGMGKSLAESDNKVKAVFDQADQRLNDKLSSLIFEGPQETLTLTVNAQPALLTTSIAILAKFRESGIRADYTAGHSLGEYTALVAAGSISFEDAVHAVRKRGEFMEAAVPNGEGTMAAVLGLGRDELRAVTEEISGKGHPVQLANLNCPGQIVISGSRQGVEQASAKAKEAGAKRVLPLDVSGPFHSSLMKPAAENLRGVLDSITVSDAQIPVISNVSAAEMTESGDIKEKLVQQLYSPVLWEDSIERMIGLGVDTFIEIGPGKVLSGLVKKVNRSAKTYAVSDEASCAAAIEALKGEPQ from the coding sequence ATGGGGAAAATTGCATTTTTATTTCCTGGCCAGGGCTCTCAGACTGTTGGCATGGGGAAATCTTTGGCAGAATCAGATAATAAAGTAAAAGCTGTCTTTGATCAGGCAGACCAAAGGCTGAATGATAAGCTATCAAGCCTGATATTTGAAGGGCCGCAGGAGACACTGACATTAACGGTCAATGCCCAGCCGGCGCTTTTGACGACAAGCATTGCCATTCTCGCTAAGTTCCGTGAGTCAGGAATCAGAGCTGATTATACAGCCGGACACAGCCTTGGTGAATATACTGCTCTTGTCGCTGCAGGCAGCATCTCTTTTGAAGACGCGGTGCATGCGGTAAGAAAAAGAGGCGAGTTCATGGAGGCGGCGGTTCCAAACGGTGAAGGCACGATGGCAGCAGTCCTCGGCCTTGGCAGGGATGAACTGCGTGCGGTGACAGAGGAAATTTCAGGGAAAGGACATCCGGTACAGCTGGCAAACCTGAATTGCCCCGGCCAGATCGTAATATCCGGCTCCAGGCAGGGCGTTGAGCAAGCTTCTGCAAAAGCGAAAGAAGCAGGCGCCAAGAGGGTCCTTCCGCTTGATGTCAGCGGACCGTTCCACTCATCTCTGATGAAGCCGGCAGCAGAGAATCTGCGGGGTGTCCTGGACAGCATCACGGTTTCCGATGCGCAAATTCCAGTCATCTCCAATGTCAGTGCCGCCGAAATGACGGAATCAGGGGATATTAAAGAAAAGCTTGTCCAGCAGCTCTATTCCCCGGTGCTGTGGGAGGATTCTATTGAAAGGATGATCGGCCTCGGAGTCGATACATTCATTGAAATCGGCCCAGGAAAAGTTTTATCAGGGCTTGTGAAAAAAGTAAACCGCTCAGCCAAAACATATGCTGTTTCAGATGAAGCAAGCTGTGCGGCTGCAATTGAGGCATTAAAGGGGGAACCGCAATGA
- the fabG gene encoding 3-oxoacyl-[acyl-carrier-protein] reductase, giving the protein MKLEGKSAIVTGASRGIGREIALELARQGANVTVNYSGSEAKANETVEEIKALGRDAFAAKADVSDSEAVTAMMKETIEKFGSIDILVNNAGITRDNLLMRMKEEEWDEVISINLKGVFLCTKAATRQMMKQRSGRIINVSSIVGVSGNPGQANYVAAKAGVIGLTKTSAKELATRGITVNAIAPGFISTDMTDKLNEEVKEQMLSGIPLGRLGEPSDIAKVALFLASEDSRYMTGQTLHVDGGMVM; this is encoded by the coding sequence ATGAAGCTTGAGGGCAAGTCAGCGATCGTAACAGGCGCTTCCAGGGGAATTGGCCGCGAAATTGCATTGGAGCTTGCGAGGCAAGGAGCCAATGTGACAGTCAACTATTCCGGAAGCGAAGCAAAAGCTAACGAGACTGTTGAAGAAATTAAGGCGCTCGGCCGTGACGCATTTGCTGCAAAGGCAGATGTATCAGACAGTGAGGCTGTAACGGCCATGATGAAAGAGACAATCGAAAAATTCGGAAGCATTGATATTCTTGTCAATAATGCAGGCATCACCCGCGATAATCTTCTTATGAGAATGAAAGAGGAAGAATGGGATGAAGTCATCAGCATCAATCTCAAAGGTGTCTTCCTTTGCACGAAGGCGGCAACAAGGCAAATGATGAAGCAGCGCAGCGGCAGGATCATCAATGTATCATCGATCGTCGGTGTCAGCGGCAACCCTGGACAGGCCAACTATGTTGCCGCAAAGGCAGGCGTCATCGGCTTGACAAAAACTTCTGCAAAAGAACTGGCTACAAGGGGAATCACCGTCAATGCAATTGCCCCTGGCTTCATCTCGACTGATATGACAGACAAGCTTAATGAAGAAGTGAAAGAGCAGATGCTGTCAGGAATCCCCCTCGGACGGCTTGGCGAACCTTCAGATATTGCAAAGGTAGCCTTATTCCTGGCTTCTGAGGACAGCCGCTATATGACAGGGCAGACCCTCCATGTTGACGGCGGAATGGTGATGTAG
- a CDS encoding acyl carrier protein: MADVLERVTKIIVDRLGVEESEVTLEASFKENLGADSLDVVELVMELEDEFDMEISDDDAEKIATVGDAVNYIKANV; this comes from the coding sequence ATGGCAGATGTGTTAGAACGTGTAACAAAGATCATCGTAGATCGTCTTGGTGTTGAAGAGTCTGAAGTAACATTGGAAGCTTCTTTCAAAGAAAATCTTGGCGCAGATTCCCTGGATGTAGTTGAACTGGTTATGGAACTGGAAGATGAATTCGATATGGAAATCTCTGACGATGATGCAGAAAAGATCGCAACAGTCGGCGACGCTGTGAATTACATAAAAGCTAATGTGTAA
- the rnc gene encoding ribonuclease III — translation MRKNNKDQEKKAYRAAEMQFREFQKKIGISFENEKLLKQAFTHSSYVNEHRRKPYEDNERLEFLGDAVLELTVSQFLYKKYPMMSEGELTKLRAAVVCEPSLVTFANELEFGKLVLLGKGEEMTGGRERPALLADVFEAFIGALYLEKGIDTVIGFLEQTVFPKINSGAFSHVMDFKSQLQELVQRDGAGAIEYKILQEKGPAHSREFVSRVSLSGNELGTGTGRSKKEAEQHAAQMALEILKSHLQNDSTSQENQPRS, via the coding sequence ATGCGCAAGAACAATAAAGACCAAGAGAAAAAAGCATACCGCGCGGCAGAAATGCAATTCAGGGAGTTCCAGAAGAAAATCGGGATTTCCTTTGAAAATGAAAAGCTGCTGAAGCAGGCTTTTACACATTCATCGTATGTGAATGAGCATCGGAGAAAGCCGTATGAAGATAATGAACGGCTGGAGTTTTTAGGGGACGCCGTACTTGAACTGACTGTATCCCAATTTTTATACAAGAAATATCCCATGATGAGCGAAGGAGAGCTGACAAAGCTGAGAGCGGCAGTTGTGTGTGAGCCATCCCTGGTTACATTTGCCAATGAGCTTGAGTTCGGGAAGCTCGTCCTTCTCGGCAAAGGGGAGGAAATGACAGGCGGAAGAGAGCGTCCGGCTTTGCTTGCAGATGTGTTCGAGGCATTTATCGGCGCATTATACCTGGAAAAAGGGATAGATACAGTCATCGGATTTTTAGAACAAACGGTCTTTCCAAAAATAAATTCGGGTGCTTTTTCTCATGTGATGGATTTCAAGAGCCAGCTTCAGGAGCTCGTCCAGCGTGATGGAGCGGGTGCAATTGAGTATAAGATCCTTCAGGAAAAAGGCCCTGCACACAGCAGGGAGTTTGTCTCACGTGTTTCCTTGTCAGGGAATGAGCTCGGGACCGGGACAGGCAGATCGAAAAAAGAAGCAGAACAGCACGCGGCACAGATGGCGCTGGAGATTTTAAAATCCCATTTGCAGAATGACTCAACATCCCAAGAAAATCAACCGAGAAGCTAG